A single region of the Brachypodium distachyon strain Bd21 chromosome 3, Brachypodium_distachyon_v3.0, whole genome shotgun sequence genome encodes:
- the LOC104584099 gene encoding uncharacterized protein LOC104584099 → MAADLQGSGVPSRVLCLEPGAQRWTDVSVRVLPYLQNAVARGCTVTRMPLAGGHFHVYDFTLMRRYIEAQPTSSVPLAWYDEGGTAFFPPGPAAGVPVAASAESCTVSAHDAVSVVRSWTLDMAAVTGAEISVPGKSALRMFREKEMVMGLNGVKLGWYGASPGDVRMASAGLFRSPNWHLLGAQRAHGRGLHFSPLRFPHLR, encoded by the coding sequence ATGGCGGCCGACTTGCAAGGAAGCGGCGTGCCTTCGCGGGTGCTCTGCCTGGAGCCCGGCGCTCAGAGGTGGACCGACGTCTCCGTGCGCGTTCTCCCCTACCTCCAGAACGCCGTCGCCCGCGGGTGTACCGTCACCAGGATGCCCCTCGCCGGTGGCCACTTCCACGTCTACGACTTCACCCTCATGAGGCGCTACATTGAGGCCCAGCCCACCAGCAGCGTGCCGCTCGCCTGGTACGACGAAGGCGGCACCGCCTTCTTCCCgcccggcccggccgccggcgtcccGGTGGCGGCAAGCGCCGAGAGCTGCACGGTCAGCGCGCACGATGCCGTCAGCGTCGTCCGCAGCTGGACCCTGGACAtggcggcggtcaccggagcGGAGATCTCCGTCCCAGGAAAGTCGGCGCTGCGCATGTTCCGGGAGAAGGAGATGGTAATGGGGCTCAACGGCGTCAAGCTCGGCTGGTACGGCGCCTCCCCCGGGGACGTGAGGATGGCCAGCGCAGGCTTGTTCCGGAGCCCCAACTGGCACCTTCTCGGGGCCCAGCGCGCGCACGGCCGCGGCCTGCACTTCTCACCCCTCAGGTTCCCGCATCTTAGGTGA